The Deltaproteobacteria bacterium DNA segment CACGCAACGCGAGGGAGAGCCCGTCCCGCCATGCCCAAGCGCACGGACATCCGCAAGATTCTGCTCATCGGCTCCGGTCCGATCGTCATCGGCCAGGCATGTGAATTCGACTACTCCGGCACGCAGGCCTGCAAGGCGCTGCGTGAAGAGGGGTACGAGGTCGTTCTGCTCAACTCCAATCCGGCGACGATCATGACGGATCCGGAGATGGCGAACCGCACCTACATCGAGCCCATCACACTCGACGTACTGGAAAAAATCTTCATCCGCGAGCGGCCCGACGCGATGCTGCCGACCATCGGCGGCCAGACGGCGCTCAACCTCGCGACCGATGCGTGGGAGTCGGGGCTCATCGAGCGCTACAACGTCGAGCTCATCGGCGCGAAGTATGAGGCGATCCACAAAGCCGAGGACC contains these protein-coding regions:
- the carB gene encoding carbamoyl phosphate synthase large subunit (four CarB-CarA dimers form the carbamoyl phosphate synthetase holoenzyme that catalyzes the production of carbamoyl phosphate; CarB is responsible for the amidotransferase activity) — protein: MPKRTDIRKILLIGSGPIVIGQACEFDYSGTQACKALREEGYEVVLLNSNPATIMTDPEMANRTYIEPITLDVLEKIFIRERPDAMLPTIGGQTALNLATDAWESGLIERYNVELIGAKYEAIHKAEDREAFKGAMHKLGLAVPRSVYAATVAEAEAFTEVIGFPVIIRPSFTLGGTGGSIAYNRKEFER